The following are from one region of the Alicyclobacillus fastidiosus genome:
- a CDS encoding NADH:flavin oxidoreductase, which yields MNTSQSVQALFKPFAIRNVNLTNRIVMAPMTRQFSPNGVPGSDVADYYRRRAENGVGLIVTEGTIIDHPDSSNQINVPHFYGETALEGWKRVVDAVHEVGGRIIPQIWHMGARGNVNEYSEADIAAIVEAFAQAASEAKRLGFDGIELHGAHGYLIDQFFWEKTNSRTDQYGGDMIKRTRFATEVIAACRRAVGPEFPIVLRFSQWKSSSYTAKLAETPAQLERFLEPLVDAGVDVFHCSTRRFWEPEFEGSDLNLAGWTKKLTGKPTITVGSVGLNGDFMSLFTEGKGAENAKIDGLIERLEREEFDLVAVGRALLVDPAWANKIRDGRLEELIPFTSEAVKSLY from the coding sequence ATGAATACTTCTCAATCTGTTCAAGCCCTGTTCAAACCGTTTGCGATTAGGAATGTGAATTTGACGAATCGCATCGTCATGGCTCCGATGACACGACAATTTTCTCCGAATGGAGTGCCTGGTTCAGATGTAGCGGACTACTACCGCCGCAGGGCGGAGAATGGCGTCGGTCTGATTGTCACAGAAGGTACGATTATCGATCACCCCGATTCGTCGAATCAAATCAACGTACCGCACTTCTATGGTGAAACCGCACTAGAAGGGTGGAAGCGTGTTGTAGATGCAGTTCACGAGGTTGGTGGACGGATTATTCCACAGATTTGGCATATGGGTGCACGTGGAAACGTCAATGAATATTCGGAAGCGGATATCGCCGCGATCGTCGAAGCTTTCGCCCAGGCCGCATCAGAGGCGAAACGACTTGGGTTCGACGGTATCGAGCTTCACGGTGCGCATGGCTATTTGATCGATCAGTTCTTCTGGGAGAAGACGAACTCGCGGACCGACCAATACGGCGGCGACATGATCAAGCGAACGCGCTTTGCGACGGAGGTTATTGCAGCCTGCCGCCGTGCCGTCGGACCTGAATTCCCGATCGTGTTGCGCTTCTCACAATGGAAGTCATCCTCCTATACGGCGAAGTTGGCCGAAACACCGGCTCAGCTCGAACGGTTTTTGGAACCACTGGTAGATGCAGGCGTCGACGTCTTCCACTGCTCGACTCGTCGCTTTTGGGAACCAGAGTTCGAGGGTTCCGATCTCAACCTTGCAGGATGGACGAAAAAGCTGACAGGGAAGCCGACGATCACAGTAGGATCGGTTGGTCTAAACGGTGATTTTATGAGCTTGTTTACCGAAGGAAAAGGTGCTGAAAATGCCAAGATCGACGGTTTGATCGAGCGGCTCGAGCGCGAAGAATTCGATTTGGTAGCCGTTGGGCGGGCATTGTTGGTTGATCCTGCATGGGCCAACAAAATCCGCGATGGACGACTAGAGGAATTGATTCCCTTTACGTCGGAGGCAGTGAAATCACTGTATTGA
- a CDS encoding TetR/AcrR family transcriptional regulator, with the protein MRNAGEAHHRTERRDAAENRQRILDAALRLFEENGVEQVSMNQIAIEAQIGSGTLYRRYRNKSELCLDLIKDNLDILFEDIEAYLKQHEADPPSRRLKGVLSSFMRFREKKLQLLAGVEQAASTNGVTAKSQSPVYNELHEIFVTLFQEMTAGEQTESDSVFRADMLLMALKSESYVFQKDVRGYSPEKFLEQLCLTFFPVKMDSDGWKGLGNHHT; encoded by the coding sequence ATGAGGAATGCGGGTGAAGCCCATCATCGGACGGAACGCCGCGACGCAGCGGAAAATCGTCAGCGGATATTAGACGCTGCGCTCAGACTTTTCGAAGAAAACGGCGTTGAGCAAGTCAGCATGAATCAGATTGCGATCGAGGCGCAAATTGGTTCAGGAACGCTTTATCGCCGGTACAGGAACAAAAGTGAGTTGTGCTTAGATTTAATCAAAGACAATCTGGATATCCTCTTCGAGGACATCGAAGCTTACCTAAAACAACACGAGGCCGATCCGCCCAGCCGACGCTTGAAAGGCGTTCTCAGCTCATTTATGCGTTTTCGCGAGAAAAAGCTTCAGCTCCTCGCTGGCGTCGAGCAAGCGGCGTCCACCAATGGCGTTACGGCTAAATCACAGAGCCCAGTGTACAATGAACTTCATGAAATCTTCGTCACGCTATTTCAGGAGATGACTGCAGGCGAACAAACCGAATCTGACAGTGTGTTTAGAGCCGATATGTTGTTGATGGCTTTAAAGAGTGAATCCTACGTATTCCAAAAAGATGTCCGTGGTTATTCTCCCGAAAAGTTTTTGGAACAACTGTGCCTGACCTTTTTCCCGGTGAAAATGGACAGCGATGGATGGAAAGGGTTGGGAAACCATCACACATGA
- a CDS encoding APC family permease — MRNLKKDSLSLVETVALSAAVMAPSVSMALNVSLITGLAGYSVTIIFLISVVITFCVSATIIKFNQMFSTSGSLYKFTEYGLGKKAALVSGWALFLAYFTLVLGVSAALGSYLSSLLATLHIHVGWLPISLFLSLVMWVLAYRDMNVSTRVMLALEGVSISLILILAGVIFFKVGLHGMSWAPLSFGSNHFSAVAEGIVMGLLSFAGFECASALGEETRNPKKMIPLVIMGTIAGIAIFFLISSYAQVIGYGVTPTGIQELSNSTMPLSDLADKFVSKQYAFLVVLAITMSLFSCVIGCVCTGARILLSMSRDGHLHKSLSGIHGKFKTPHVSVNTMMTASLLLQILFYLVTRGDGKDLYDDSAYVTALSMLVAYMFVNASGIAYFYRNKIWNIYQLIVPVAAIVAMLYTAYSNLYPIPPFPMNLAPYITVGFIVVMLIVSRLTKHDTNLQNIDPVDQEVSYGPYD, encoded by the coding sequence ATGAGAAATCTCAAGAAGGATAGTTTGAGCCTGGTGGAAACGGTTGCGCTATCCGCAGCCGTAATGGCACCATCGGTGTCCATGGCCCTGAATGTTTCCCTGATTACCGGGCTTGCAGGTTATTCCGTCACGATTATCTTTCTGATTTCTGTCGTGATTACGTTTTGCGTATCGGCGACCATTATCAAATTCAACCAGATGTTTTCTACAAGCGGATCGCTTTATAAATTTACGGAATACGGTCTTGGCAAGAAGGCAGCATTGGTTTCAGGGTGGGCGCTGTTCTTGGCTTATTTTACGCTGGTGCTCGGCGTTTCTGCAGCTTTGGGTTCCTATTTGTCCAGTTTATTAGCTACCCTCCACATCCATGTGGGGTGGCTGCCGATATCGTTGTTCCTTTCGCTTGTCATGTGGGTGTTGGCGTATCGCGACATGAATGTGAGCACGAGAGTGATGCTGGCACTGGAAGGCGTGTCGATCTCGCTGATCCTCATCTTAGCAGGCGTGATTTTTTTCAAGGTCGGTTTACACGGGATGAGTTGGGCACCTCTCAGTTTCGGCTCAAACCACTTTTCTGCTGTTGCAGAGGGCATTGTGATGGGATTGTTGAGCTTCGCCGGCTTTGAATGCGCCTCAGCCCTCGGGGAAGAAACGAGAAATCCGAAAAAAATGATACCCTTGGTGATTATGGGGACCATTGCAGGCATCGCGATTTTCTTTTTGATTTCTAGCTATGCACAGGTCATTGGCTACGGTGTTACGCCCACGGGAATCCAAGAGCTTTCCAACTCGACGATGCCCCTTAGCGATTTGGCGGACAAATTTGTATCCAAACAATACGCCTTCTTGGTCGTTTTAGCGATCACGATGTCTCTCTTTTCCTGCGTCATTGGGTGCGTGTGTACGGGAGCGAGGATCCTCTTATCGATGAGTCGGGATGGGCATCTTCATAAGAGTCTATCTGGAATACACGGAAAATTCAAAACGCCGCACGTTTCAGTCAATACGATGATGACCGCTTCACTGCTTTTGCAGATCTTGTTCTATCTAGTTACTAGAGGAGACGGCAAAGACCTGTACGACGACAGCGCGTATGTCACCGCGCTATCGATGCTCGTGGCGTATATGTTCGTCAATGCATCAGGAATCGCTTACTTCTACCGGAATAAAATATGGAACATCTATCAGCTGATCGTGCCAGTCGCAGCCATTGTCGCCATGCTGTATACAGCGTATTCCAACCTTTATCCAATACCTCCTTTCCCAATGAATTTGGCGCCATACATCACGGTAGGCTTTATCGTTGTGATGCTTATCGTCTCTCGTCTGACGAAGCATGATACGAATCTGCAGAATATCGATCCCGTCGATCAAGAAGTGAGCTATGGGCCTTACGATTGA
- a CDS encoding cysteine hydrolase, translated as MNKPALLVMDMQNGIVSRFQDNVDMLQAVQKSVGAARDHDIPVIFVRVGFSEGYPEVSPRNKAFSHVQQLGGMTVADHATQIHESVQPEAGEPVVTKYRVSAFAGSTLEVVLRSKQIDTLILTGIATSGVVLSTLREAADKDFAIQVLSDACADADAEVHRVLINKVFPRQADVLTVDEWIDNLESRREPLTN; from the coding sequence ATGAACAAGCCTGCATTATTAGTTATGGACATGCAGAATGGTATTGTATCGCGTTTTCAAGACAATGTGGACATGTTACAAGCGGTTCAAAAGTCGGTGGGAGCTGCTCGTGATCACGACATTCCAGTGATCTTCGTACGAGTCGGATTTAGTGAAGGGTATCCTGAGGTCAGCCCGCGAAACAAGGCGTTCTCACACGTTCAACAACTAGGTGGCATGACTGTTGCGGACCACGCGACGCAGATTCACGAGTCTGTGCAACCGGAAGCCGGAGAACCGGTTGTCACTAAGTATCGGGTCAGTGCGTTCGCGGGCAGCACGCTGGAAGTGGTTCTTCGTTCGAAACAGATCGACACGTTGATTCTCACCGGTATCGCAACGAGCGGAGTCGTTCTGTCGACGTTGCGGGAAGCAGCAGACAAAGACTTTGCGATTCAAGTGCTTTCGGACGCATGTGCTGATGCAGACGCTGAGGTCCACCGCGTGCTTATCAACAAGGTGTTCCCTCGTCAAGCAGATGTGTTGACGGTTGACGAGTGGATCGACAACCTGGAGTCACGTCGTGAGCCGCTAACCAACTGA
- a CDS encoding TetR/AcrR family transcriptional regulator, translating into MGRPREFDVERALQQSMELFWTKGFKSTSFEDLTRTTQVKKQSLYCVFDDKRTLFLKALALYREHSIAVLEEVVAEDMCPVKKLEYICQLMLGQHDETIHKGCLMVNTALEFGADDEEVVHEVESMFVEVEQILEKVIRSGQEQHLITSRYSSKQLAAHLNNAILGVKVLEKSGASRERIEAVLRTSFGLLVT; encoded by the coding sequence ATGGGAAGACCAAGAGAATTTGATGTCGAGCGTGCACTTCAGCAGTCCATGGAGTTGTTCTGGACGAAAGGGTTTAAGTCGACCTCGTTTGAAGATCTAACCCGTACGACACAAGTCAAGAAGCAGAGCTTGTACTGTGTGTTTGATGATAAGCGCACCCTGTTTTTAAAGGCTTTGGCGCTATATCGGGAACATAGTATTGCGGTGTTGGAAGAAGTCGTAGCTGAGGATATGTGTCCTGTGAAAAAGCTGGAGTACATATGTCAGCTGATGTTAGGTCAACACGACGAGACCATCCACAAAGGGTGCCTGATGGTAAATACTGCCCTGGAATTCGGAGCCGATGACGAAGAGGTAGTCCATGAAGTGGAGTCGATGTTCGTCGAAGTAGAACAAATCCTTGAGAAGGTTATCCGCAGTGGTCAGGAGCAACATTTGATCACGAGCCGTTATTCCAGCAAACAGCTTGCTGCGCATCTGAACAACGCGATTCTCGGCGTGAAAGTGTTAGAAAAATCCGGTGCATCTCGAGAGCGGATCGAGGCGGTCTTACGCACTTCCTTTGGGCTGCTTGTGACCTGA
- a CDS encoding MFS transporter — translation MPSVNPFSWKFVAPLYMGSTLNPINSSMIATALVPIAAFMHISVAHTTILVTALYLASSIAQPTAGKLSEEFGPRRIFLVGILMVLLGGLLGGVGRDLTMLVVARVLIGVGTSTAYPSAMLIIRRRAEFAGMSKPPGSVLGALQIAGVVTGAVGLPIGGVFVEAWGWRTTFLVNIPFALVAFVMAALWIPRDEPIEAAKSVREISSRIDVAGIIGFAATMTALLVFLFSLPNPTWVALGLAVVLGAAFIWWELRVKHPFIDVRLLATNLALTRTYLRFASMTLCIYTVLYGVTEWLGGARGLSSLETGLLLLPMSGLSALVVGPISKRNLVRGPLLVSAASSIVASIGVMFLRTSTPIIWILIITLIFGVTMGTMASGNQTALYTQVRAEQIGTASGLLRTFGYTGSIASSALIGIFFHTKVSDSGMHHIAIIMVAVSIIALIMTISDRRLRPSNKGDSATA, via the coding sequence GTGCCAAGTGTAAATCCCTTCTCCTGGAAGTTCGTGGCGCCCCTGTACATGGGCTCTACGCTCAACCCGATCAATAGCTCGATGATCGCCACCGCATTAGTGCCAATCGCGGCATTCATGCATATCTCAGTGGCGCACACCACAATCTTGGTTACGGCACTCTACTTAGCCAGTTCCATCGCGCAACCTACTGCCGGAAAACTGTCCGAGGAGTTCGGTCCACGCCGTATCTTCTTGGTTGGAATTCTGATGGTACTGTTGGGAGGGCTATTAGGCGGAGTTGGACGAGACTTGACCATGTTGGTCGTGGCGCGAGTTCTGATTGGCGTTGGTACTTCAACCGCCTATCCATCGGCCATGCTCATCATCCGCCGACGGGCCGAATTTGCAGGGATGTCCAAGCCGCCTGGCAGCGTGTTAGGCGCACTTCAGATTGCCGGCGTTGTGACGGGCGCTGTAGGGCTCCCTATCGGTGGCGTGTTTGTGGAAGCGTGGGGATGGCGCACGACGTTTCTCGTCAATATCCCGTTTGCGCTTGTCGCATTTGTCATGGCCGCATTATGGATTCCACGAGACGAGCCGATCGAGGCGGCCAAGAGCGTCCGGGAGATATCGTCCCGCATCGACGTTGCTGGCATCATCGGATTCGCTGCGACCATGACCGCCCTTCTCGTATTCCTGTTTTCGCTTCCGAACCCAACTTGGGTAGCTCTGGGTTTGGCCGTTGTACTGGGGGCTGCGTTCATTTGGTGGGAGTTGCGAGTCAAACACCCTTTCATCGATGTCCGTTTGCTGGCTACGAATCTGGCGCTAACTCGCACCTACTTGCGATTTGCGTCGATGACGTTGTGCATCTATACAGTGTTGTACGGTGTTACTGAGTGGCTCGGGGGAGCACGTGGTTTATCCTCCCTTGAAACCGGGTTGCTCCTGTTGCCAATGAGTGGACTTTCGGCCCTCGTGGTAGGGCCAATTTCGAAACGGAACCTGGTGCGCGGCCCACTCCTCGTGTCCGCCGCGTCCTCGATCGTCGCCTCCATAGGGGTGATGTTTCTCAGGACCAGCACGCCAATCATTTGGATTTTGATCATCACCTTAATCTTCGGTGTCACGATGGGCACAATGGCCAGTGGCAACCAGACGGCGTTGTACACACAGGTTCGTGCAGAGCAAATTGGAACAGCTTCGGGTCTGTTACGAACGTTCGGGTATACTGGATCCATCGCGTCTTCAGCGCTAATCGGCATCTTCTTCCACACGAAGGTCTCCGATAGCGGAATGCACCATATTGCGATCATCATGGTGGCCGTCAGTATCATTGCGCTGATTATGACGATCTCTGATCGTCGACTTCGACCGTCTAACAAAGGAGACAGCGCTACTGCTTGA